The following are from one region of the Aquirufa lenticrescens genome:
- the gcvH gene encoding glycine cleavage system protein GcvH: MNFPSELKYTQEHEWIKVDGDVAIVGITDFAQSELGDIVFVEVETVGQTIAKDGVFGTVEAVKTVSDLFLPVAGEIVEFNTALNNSPELINSDPYGDGWVVKIKAADAGDLSQLMDVETYKSFIGH; encoded by the coding sequence ATGAATTTTCCAAGCGAATTAAAATATACTCAAGAACACGAGTGGATTAAAGTAGATGGCGATGTAGCTATCGTAGGTATCACAGACTTCGCTCAAAGTGAGTTAGGAGATATCGTTTTCGTAGAAGTAGAGACGGTAGGTCAGACGATTGCGAAAGACGGTGTTTTTGGAACAGTAGAGGCGGTTAAGACGGTTTCAGATTTGTTCTTGCCAGTCGCTGGTGAAATTGTAGAATTCAACACAGCCTTAAACAACAGTCCAGAATTAATTAACTCGGATCCTTACGGTGATGGTTGGGTTGTGAAAATCAAAGCGGCTGACGCTGGTGATTTATCCCAATTGATGGATGTTGAAACATACAAATCCTTTATCGGACATTGA
- a CDS encoding ABC transporter permease, giving the protein MFTLLKKDVLAFFSSWMGWGTISSFFILMGVYVWVIDGNLLDYGFAELTVFFDLSPWFFLFFVPALSMNSFSEEMDRGTFQLLRSLPITNHQILLAKFGALAFIIVCTLLPSILFIQSISFLGLPENNYDSSLIIGGFVALFLLVLCFVAMGLFASSLSKKQPVAFIIGLGMNFVWWQGAKEVGLDFIDLSSHYNRMSMGVISFSDLFFFVGFITLLVGAIRLRLRFLI; this is encoded by the coding sequence ATGTTCACTCTTTTAAAGAAAGACGTGTTGGCTTTTTTTAGCTCTTGGATGGGCTGGGGAACCATCTCGTCTTTTTTTATTTTAATGGGAGTCTACGTTTGGGTGATAGATGGAAATCTGCTAGATTACGGATTTGCAGAATTAACGGTCTTCTTTGATTTAAGTCCTTGGTTTTTCCTATTCTTTGTTCCTGCACTTTCTATGAATAGTTTCTCAGAAGAAATGGATCGAGGGACTTTTCAGTTATTACGTTCTTTGCCTATAACTAACCATCAGATTCTTCTAGCAAAGTTTGGTGCCTTGGCTTTTATTATTGTTTGTACTTTATTACCGAGTATCCTTTTTATACAATCAATTTCCTTTTTGGGTTTGCCTGAAAATAATTATGATTCTTCCTTGATTATAGGAGGTTTTGTAGCCTTGTTTTTACTGGTTCTTTGTTTTGTGGCAATGGGATTATTTGCCTCAAGTCTAAGTAAAAAGCAGCCTGTGGCTTTTATAATAGGACTTGGAATGAATTTTGTTTGGTGGCAAGGAGCTAAGGAAGTAGGCTTGGACTTTATAGATCTGTCCTCTCATTATAACCGAATGAGCATGGGAGTTATAAGCTTTAGCGATTTATTTTTCTTTGTAGGATTTATTACATTACTAGTAGGTGCGATTCGCCTAAGACTCAGATTTCTTATTTGA
- a CDS encoding DUF4199 domain-containing protein, whose translation MENTSESTASSSIIALKYGFINGLLSFLFSTLVNVMGWAEQFQESISWISTVWSLVLSVTISYLCLREYREQNEGYISYGQGLGLATLLGAISGLVAGGFNYIYIQFIDNTVIQRQMDIARERMEDQGMSASQIQSAEEMTAMFMNPGMQFVIVVIMSVIFNFLLGLIVSAVVKREKPIFE comes from the coding sequence ATGGAAAACACATCTGAATCAACTGCCTCATCATCTATTATCGCCTTAAAATACGGCTTTATTAATGGATTATTAAGTTTCCTATTTTCAACACTTGTTAACGTAATGGGCTGGGCTGAACAATTTCAAGAATCCATAAGCTGGATTTCTACGGTTTGGTCATTGGTGTTATCGGTTACAATCTCTTATCTCTGCTTACGTGAATATAGAGAGCAAAATGAAGGCTATATCAGTTATGGCCAAGGTTTAGGTTTAGCTACCTTACTGGGTGCGATTAGCGGTTTAGTAGCGGGTGGATTTAATTACATTTATATTCAGTTTATTGATAATACAGTCATTCAGCGCCAAATGGATATCGCCAGAGAGCGTATGGAGGATCAAGGAATGAGTGCAAGTCAAATTCAAAGTGCAGAGGAAATGACAGCTATGTTTATGAATCCAGGAATGCAGTTTGTTATTGTAGTTATCATGAGTGTAATTTTCAATTTCTTATTAGGCCTAATCGTATCCGCTGTTGTGAAGCGTGAAAAACCTATTTTTGAATAA
- a CDS encoding dihydroorotase — protein MRILFKQILIQDSRSSFYGKKVDLLASNGQWVEIAPQIKAEADLVISNSDLQWFPSVVDLRVHNTLPGGEHKEDWTSLQSAAWKGGVLDFLLLPTGDPVPQQPEAIEYIVEKLAGSGVKCYPVAPLTIGNKAENFSDLMDLHQAGASWFSHGAGSLQDTDLMLKCLQYLQPLAAKVISRPDVKGLSLFGQIHEGLQSTLLGLKGIPVLAETMHVKRDLDLLAYVMQHSFGLANPDFSLHFSCISTAESVRLISDAQKAGLPVTADVAIYSLIFTEDAVSDFDTMKKVNPPLRTEADRSALWQGLKEGTIMAVVSDHHPVEVESKELEFDQAAFGTIGLETLALTFIDEAKRQGLANIDKYLSHGAAAFLGIQLPELKVGETMKGFILAPDSHVYTSKDIVSKSKNSIFIGSTLQHRLVGVFNGLTYTYGQ, from the coding sequence ATGCGGATCTTATTCAAACAGATTTTAATTCAAGATAGCCGGTCTTCTTTTTACGGAAAGAAAGTGGATTTATTAGCTTCTAATGGTCAGTGGGTAGAAATTGCTCCACAGATTAAAGCTGAGGCTGATTTAGTTATATCTAACAGCGATCTCCAATGGTTCCCTTCTGTAGTCGATCTTCGTGTTCACAACACTTTACCGGGTGGGGAACACAAGGAAGATTGGACTAGTTTACAATCGGCAGCTTGGAAGGGTGGGGTTTTAGACTTTTTGCTTCTTCCTACGGGTGATCCGGTGCCTCAACAACCTGAGGCTATTGAATATATTGTTGAGAAATTAGCAGGATCAGGAGTAAAATGTTATCCCGTGGCGCCACTAACAATTGGGAATAAAGCGGAAAACTTTAGTGATTTGATGGATTTACATCAGGCAGGAGCATCCTGGTTTAGTCATGGAGCAGGCTCATTGCAAGACACAGACTTAATGTTAAAGTGCCTGCAATATTTGCAGCCTTTAGCCGCGAAAGTTATTTCACGTCCAGATGTAAAAGGTTTGTCCTTATTTGGCCAAATACATGAAGGACTTCAAAGTACGCTCTTAGGTTTAAAAGGAATCCCTGTGCTCGCTGAAACGATGCACGTAAAGCGTGATTTGGATTTATTGGCCTATGTGATGCAACATTCATTTGGCCTAGCAAATCCGGATTTCTCCCTCCATTTTTCTTGTATCTCTACTGCTGAATCAGTCCGGTTGATTAGCGATGCTCAGAAAGCGGGATTACCTGTGACCGCTGACGTGGCTATCTACTCTCTTATTTTTACAGAAGATGCGGTATCTGATTTTGATACCATGAAAAAGGTGAACCCTCCACTTAGAACAGAAGCTGATCGCTCCGCTTTATGGCAAGGTTTGAAAGAGGGGACAATTATGGCTGTTGTTTCAGATCATCATCCTGTGGAGGTGGAAAGTAAAGAGTTAGAGTTCGATCAAGCCGCTTTCGGTACGATTGGATTAGAAACGTTAGCATTAACCTTTATTGACGAAGCGAAGAGACAAGGTTTAGCGAATATTGATAAGTATTTATCTCATGGTGCTGCCGCTTTCTTAGGAATTCAGCTGCCTGAGTTGAAGGTAGGTGAAACGATGAAAGGTTTCATTTTGGCACCAGATTCACATGTTTACACAAGCAAAGATATCGTCTCTAAATCAAAGAACTCCATCTTTATTGGATCGACCTTGCAGCATAGATTAGTGGGTGTATTTAACGGTTTAACTTATACTTATGGTCAATAA